A single Anopheles arabiensis isolate DONGOLA chromosome 2, AaraD3, whole genome shotgun sequence DNA region contains:
- the LOC120898241 gene encoding Y+L amino acid transporter 2 isoform X2 has product MFGYGVVASIYPEPTNSSFRHVGHTMPLKQRNAVLELHSPTEDQLVSPSVGSVATDFGSITDDGQSTMASTEKAESSAPADPDKVKMKKSLGLLEGVAIILGIILGSGIFISPKGVLQEVGSVGTSLVIWVLCGVLSMIGALCYAELGTAIPKSGGDYAYIYEAYGPLPAFLYLWDATVIFVPSTNAIMGLTFASYVFQPLFAAGCSVPTIGLQLFAAVTICALTYINAYDVRVTTKMQNVFMFTKIGALVLVIVVGVVWMAMAEGGMDNFENAFDGTETDPGKISVAFYSGIFSYAGWNYLNFMTEELRDPYKNLPRAIYISLPLVTAIYVLANMAYVAVLTPQAILASDAIAVTFAQRAMSYGAFVMPILVAIAAFGGLSVHIMTSSRMCFVGARNGHMPEILSHINVNRFTPMPSLVFLCALSLLYLFISDVYVLITYSSIVESFFIMLSVSAVLYFRYTRPDIHRPIRVPLWVPTVFCIICAFLLIVPCYVAPYEVGMGVALTLAGIPVYYVGVAWKNKPKAFTDALARVTQFCQKMFMTAKEEVDADE; this is encoded by the exons ATGTTTGGTTATGGCGTTGTTGCGTCAA TATATCCCGAGCCCACAAACAGTAGTTTCCGCCACGTTGGCCATACAATGCCGCTGAAGCAACGAAACGCAGTGTTGGAGCTGCATTCTCCGACCGAGGACCAGTTAGTGTCACCGAGCGTTGGCTCGGTCGCAACAGATTTCGGTTCCATCACGGACGATGGTCAGAGCACGATGGCGTCGACCGAGAAGGCAGAATCGTCCGCCCCGGCGGACCCGGACAAGGTGAAGATGAAGAAATCGCTTGGGCTGCTGGAGGGTGTTGCCATCAttttaggcatcatccttggCTCGGGTATCTTCATCTCACCGAAGGGTGTCCTGCAGGAGGTTGGCTCGGTCGGTACGTCACTCGTGATCTGggtgttgtgtggtgtgctgTCGATGATTGGCGCCCTCTGCTATGCCGAGCTGGGCACGGCTATTCCCAAATCGGGCGGTGATTACGCGTACATCTACGAAGCTTACGGGCCGCTGCCAGCCTTTCTTTACCTTTGGGACGCGACTGTGATATTTGT CCCGAGCACGAATGCGATCATGGGATTGACGTTTGCGAGCTACGTGTTTCAGCCACTGTTCGCAGCTGGTTGCTCCGTCCCGACGATAGGTTTGCAGTTGTTCGCTGCCGTTACGATCTGCGCCCTCACCTACATCAACGCCTACGACGTGCGGGTGACGACCAAGATGCAAAACGTGTTCATGTTCACCAAGATCGGTGCACTGGTGCTGGTGATAGTGGTTGGCGTCGTCTGGATGGCGATGGCCGAAGGTGGCATGGACAATTTCGAGAACGCGTTCGACGGCACGGAAACCGACCCGGGCAAGATCTCGGTCGCCTTCTATTCGGGCATCTTCTCCTACGCTGGCTG GAACTATCTCAACTTCATGACCGAGGAGTTGCGCGACCCGTACAAGAATCTGCCCCGGGCGATTTATATTTCCCTGCCCCTGGTGACGGCCATCTATGTGCTGGCAAACATGGCGTACGTGGCCGTCCTGACACCGCAAGCCATTTTGGCCTCCGACGCCATTGCCGTG ACGTTCGCCCAGCGAGCCATGAGCTATGGGGCGTTTGTGATGCCCATTCTGGTGGCAATAGCCGCGTTCGGCGGGCTCTCCGTGCACATTATGACATCTTCCCGCATGTGCTTCGTCGGTGCGCGCAATGGTCACATGCCCGAAATTCTGTCCCATATCAATGTCAACCGCTTCACGCCAATGCCATCGCTCGTGTTTCTG TGCGCACTGTCGCTGCTGTATCTGTTTATTAGCGACGTGTACGTCCTTATCACCTACAGCAGTATCGTCGAGTCGTTCTTCATCATGCTGTCGGTCAGTGCGGTGCTGTACTTCCGTTACACCCGGCCCGACATCCATCGTCCGATCCGGGTGCCCCTCTGGGTGCCGACGGTGTTCTGCATCATCTGCGCGTTTCTGCTGATCGTACCCTGCTATGTGGCCCCGTACGAGGTGGGCATGGGCGTCGCGTTAACACTGGCCGGCATTCCGGTGTACTACGTCGGAGTGGCTTGGAAGAATAAGCCGAAAGCGTTCACGGATGCGCTCGCACGGGTAACGCAATTTTGTCAGAAAATGTTCATGACGGCAAAGGAGGAGGTCGATGCGGACGAGTGA
- the LOC120898241 gene encoding Y+L amino acid transporter 2 isoform X1, whose protein sequence is MSTFFLRANFCESTVYGFVLRLQFSVYPEPTNSSFRHVGHTMPLKQRNAVLELHSPTEDQLVSPSVGSVATDFGSITDDGQSTMASTEKAESSAPADPDKVKMKKSLGLLEGVAIILGIILGSGIFISPKGVLQEVGSVGTSLVIWVLCGVLSMIGALCYAELGTAIPKSGGDYAYIYEAYGPLPAFLYLWDATVIFVPSTNAIMGLTFASYVFQPLFAAGCSVPTIGLQLFAAVTICALTYINAYDVRVTTKMQNVFMFTKIGALVLVIVVGVVWMAMAEGGMDNFENAFDGTETDPGKISVAFYSGIFSYAGWNYLNFMTEELRDPYKNLPRAIYISLPLVTAIYVLANMAYVAVLTPQAILASDAIAVTFAQRAMSYGAFVMPILVAIAAFGGLSVHIMTSSRMCFVGARNGHMPEILSHINVNRFTPMPSLVFLCALSLLYLFISDVYVLITYSSIVESFFIMLSVSAVLYFRYTRPDIHRPIRVPLWVPTVFCIICAFLLIVPCYVAPYEVGMGVALTLAGIPVYYVGVAWKNKPKAFTDALARVTQFCQKMFMTAKEEVDADE, encoded by the exons ATGAGCACTTTCTTCTTAAGAGCAAACTTTTGTGAATCGACAgtttatggttttgttttacggttACAGTTTTCGG TATATCCCGAGCCCACAAACAGTAGTTTCCGCCACGTTGGCCATACAATGCCGCTGAAGCAACGAAACGCAGTGTTGGAGCTGCATTCTCCGACCGAGGACCAGTTAGTGTCACCGAGCGTTGGCTCGGTCGCAACAGATTTCGGTTCCATCACGGACGATGGTCAGAGCACGATGGCGTCGACCGAGAAGGCAGAATCGTCCGCCCCGGCGGACCCGGACAAGGTGAAGATGAAGAAATCGCTTGGGCTGCTGGAGGGTGTTGCCATCAttttaggcatcatccttggCTCGGGTATCTTCATCTCACCGAAGGGTGTCCTGCAGGAGGTTGGCTCGGTCGGTACGTCACTCGTGATCTGggtgttgtgtggtgtgctgTCGATGATTGGCGCCCTCTGCTATGCCGAGCTGGGCACGGCTATTCCCAAATCGGGCGGTGATTACGCGTACATCTACGAAGCTTACGGGCCGCTGCCAGCCTTTCTTTACCTTTGGGACGCGACTGTGATATTTGT CCCGAGCACGAATGCGATCATGGGATTGACGTTTGCGAGCTACGTGTTTCAGCCACTGTTCGCAGCTGGTTGCTCCGTCCCGACGATAGGTTTGCAGTTGTTCGCTGCCGTTACGATCTGCGCCCTCACCTACATCAACGCCTACGACGTGCGGGTGACGACCAAGATGCAAAACGTGTTCATGTTCACCAAGATCGGTGCACTGGTGCTGGTGATAGTGGTTGGCGTCGTCTGGATGGCGATGGCCGAAGGTGGCATGGACAATTTCGAGAACGCGTTCGACGGCACGGAAACCGACCCGGGCAAGATCTCGGTCGCCTTCTATTCGGGCATCTTCTCCTACGCTGGCTG GAACTATCTCAACTTCATGACCGAGGAGTTGCGCGACCCGTACAAGAATCTGCCCCGGGCGATTTATATTTCCCTGCCCCTGGTGACGGCCATCTATGTGCTGGCAAACATGGCGTACGTGGCCGTCCTGACACCGCAAGCCATTTTGGCCTCCGACGCCATTGCCGTG ACGTTCGCCCAGCGAGCCATGAGCTATGGGGCGTTTGTGATGCCCATTCTGGTGGCAATAGCCGCGTTCGGCGGGCTCTCCGTGCACATTATGACATCTTCCCGCATGTGCTTCGTCGGTGCGCGCAATGGTCACATGCCCGAAATTCTGTCCCATATCAATGTCAACCGCTTCACGCCAATGCCATCGCTCGTGTTTCTG TGCGCACTGTCGCTGCTGTATCTGTTTATTAGCGACGTGTACGTCCTTATCACCTACAGCAGTATCGTCGAGTCGTTCTTCATCATGCTGTCGGTCAGTGCGGTGCTGTACTTCCGTTACACCCGGCCCGACATCCATCGTCCGATCCGGGTGCCCCTCTGGGTGCCGACGGTGTTCTGCATCATCTGCGCGTTTCTGCTGATCGTACCCTGCTATGTGGCCCCGTACGAGGTGGGCATGGGCGTCGCGTTAACACTGGCCGGCATTCCGGTGTACTACGTCGGAGTGGCTTGGAAGAATAAGCCGAAAGCGTTCACGGATGCGCTCGCACGGGTAACGCAATTTTGTCAGAAAATGTTCATGACGGCAAAGGAGGAGGTCGATGCGGACGAGTGA
- the LOC120898241 gene encoding Y+L amino acid transporter 2 isoform X3: MPLKQRNAVLELHSPTEDQLVSPSVGSVATDFGSITDDGQSTMASTEKAESSAPADPDKVKMKKSLGLLEGVAIILGIILGSGIFISPKGVLQEVGSVGTSLVIWVLCGVLSMIGALCYAELGTAIPKSGGDYAYIYEAYGPLPAFLYLWDATVIFVPSTNAIMGLTFASYVFQPLFAAGCSVPTIGLQLFAAVTICALTYINAYDVRVTTKMQNVFMFTKIGALVLVIVVGVVWMAMAEGGMDNFENAFDGTETDPGKISVAFYSGIFSYAGWNYLNFMTEELRDPYKNLPRAIYISLPLVTAIYVLANMAYVAVLTPQAILASDAIAVTFAQRAMSYGAFVMPILVAIAAFGGLSVHIMTSSRMCFVGARNGHMPEILSHINVNRFTPMPSLVFLCALSLLYLFISDVYVLITYSSIVESFFIMLSVSAVLYFRYTRPDIHRPIRVPLWVPTVFCIICAFLLIVPCYVAPYEVGMGVALTLAGIPVYYVGVAWKNKPKAFTDALARVTQFCQKMFMTAKEEVDADE; the protein is encoded by the exons ATGCCGCTGAAGCAACGAAACGCAGTGTTGGAGCTGCATTCTCCGACCGAGGACCAGTTAGTGTCACCGAGCGTTGGCTCGGTCGCAACAGATTTCGGTTCCATCACGGACGATGGTCAGAGCACGATGGCGTCGACCGAGAAGGCAGAATCGTCCGCCCCGGCGGACCCGGACAAGGTGAAGATGAAGAAATCGCTTGGGCTGCTGGAGGGTGTTGCCATCAttttaggcatcatccttggCTCGGGTATCTTCATCTCACCGAAGGGTGTCCTGCAGGAGGTTGGCTCGGTCGGTACGTCACTCGTGATCTGggtgttgtgtggtgtgctgTCGATGATTGGCGCCCTCTGCTATGCCGAGCTGGGCACGGCTATTCCCAAATCGGGCGGTGATTACGCGTACATCTACGAAGCTTACGGGCCGCTGCCAGCCTTTCTTTACCTTTGGGACGCGACTGTGATATTTGT CCCGAGCACGAATGCGATCATGGGATTGACGTTTGCGAGCTACGTGTTTCAGCCACTGTTCGCAGCTGGTTGCTCCGTCCCGACGATAGGTTTGCAGTTGTTCGCTGCCGTTACGATCTGCGCCCTCACCTACATCAACGCCTACGACGTGCGGGTGACGACCAAGATGCAAAACGTGTTCATGTTCACCAAGATCGGTGCACTGGTGCTGGTGATAGTGGTTGGCGTCGTCTGGATGGCGATGGCCGAAGGTGGCATGGACAATTTCGAGAACGCGTTCGACGGCACGGAAACCGACCCGGGCAAGATCTCGGTCGCCTTCTATTCGGGCATCTTCTCCTACGCTGGCTG GAACTATCTCAACTTCATGACCGAGGAGTTGCGCGACCCGTACAAGAATCTGCCCCGGGCGATTTATATTTCCCTGCCCCTGGTGACGGCCATCTATGTGCTGGCAAACATGGCGTACGTGGCCGTCCTGACACCGCAAGCCATTTTGGCCTCCGACGCCATTGCCGTG ACGTTCGCCCAGCGAGCCATGAGCTATGGGGCGTTTGTGATGCCCATTCTGGTGGCAATAGCCGCGTTCGGCGGGCTCTCCGTGCACATTATGACATCTTCCCGCATGTGCTTCGTCGGTGCGCGCAATGGTCACATGCCCGAAATTCTGTCCCATATCAATGTCAACCGCTTCACGCCAATGCCATCGCTCGTGTTTCTG TGCGCACTGTCGCTGCTGTATCTGTTTATTAGCGACGTGTACGTCCTTATCACCTACAGCAGTATCGTCGAGTCGTTCTTCATCATGCTGTCGGTCAGTGCGGTGCTGTACTTCCGTTACACCCGGCCCGACATCCATCGTCCGATCCGGGTGCCCCTCTGGGTGCCGACGGTGTTCTGCATCATCTGCGCGTTTCTGCTGATCGTACCCTGCTATGTGGCCCCGTACGAGGTGGGCATGGGCGTCGCGTTAACACTGGCCGGCATTCCGGTGTACTACGTCGGAGTGGCTTGGAAGAATAAGCCGAAAGCGTTCACGGATGCGCTCGCACGGGTAACGCAATTTTGTCAGAAAATGTTCATGACGGCAAAGGAGGAGGTCGATGCGGACGAGTGA